In a genomic window of Alphaproteobacteria bacterium:
- a CDS encoding heparinase II/III family protein, whose protein sequence is MTSASIRKLRQLASDQTLQSWLWARLIGREAAPPTFTAHRPPYLDDLDLGAPPPPTDSFAALRAAPPTGPLRLDLAGLAIDLRPGQEAALFDHKFDDIEQLLALHRFAWIDETTDPAWIAVIWNTWRQRFQTPDADWPWHPYTAAERAINLLSFAKRHGLVEPYADSWRTLAAHAPAIAAKLEYFGPHYTGNHLANNGRGLYCLGVHLGWEQAARLGGTILLHEAKRIFSASGLLIEGSAHYHCLLTRNYELAAQWAREAQRPEAAALAEIAAKARHAAGGLLLAGGLPLIGDISPDLAPARLTSHFSRTAADLTADGWHRFEHGDWSMLLYAPPDGWPPMPGHGHQDLGGFELHWKGIALIVDPGRGRYGEDGEAALYRSAAVHSGITLSRQDPRPANRPYYSDAFRRRAGGAPPKATASSNALTLQYGIGRANVARVFAADLGRFSIKDNVDGCGRFEIERGLVIPLPVDIQGNQASIRTPAGDVRLIADAPLSASQITRWTRYGQGQPATRISIKQEARLPWQGRLSLGAA, encoded by the coding sequence GTGACCTCTGCCTCTATTCGTAAACTTCGCCAACTTGCCAGTGACCAAACTTTGCAAAGCTGGCTATGGGCGCGACTGATTGGCCGCGAAGCGGCGCCTCCCACCTTCACGGCGCACCGCCCGCCCTATCTGGACGATTTGGACCTGGGCGCGCCGCCCCCGCCGACCGATTCCTTTGCCGCGCTCCGTGCTGCACCGCCAACCGGTCCCCTTCGTCTTGACTTGGCAGGCTTGGCGATTGATCTGCGCCCCGGCCAGGAAGCGGCGCTGTTCGACCACAAGTTCGACGATATCGAACAGCTGCTGGCCCTGCATCGATTCGCCTGGATCGATGAGACAACCGACCCCGCCTGGATCGCCGTCATCTGGAACACTTGGCGTCAGCGCTTTCAAACGCCGGATGCCGACTGGCCCTGGCATCCCTACACGGCGGCCGAGCGGGCCATCAATCTTCTGTCCTTCGCCAAGCGGCATGGCTTGGTGGAACCCTATGCCGACAGTTGGCGCACCCTGGCGGCGCACGCGCCCGCCATCGCCGCCAAGCTGGAATATTTCGGCCCCCATTACACCGGCAATCATCTGGCCAATAATGGGCGCGGCCTTTACTGCCTGGGCGTTCATCTGGGCTGGGAGCAGGCGGCAAGACTTGGCGGAACCATTCTGCTTCATGAGGCCAAACGGATTTTCAGCGCCAGCGGCCTGTTGATTGAAGGTTCAGCGCACTACCATTGTCTGCTGACCAGAAACTATGAGCTGGCGGCGCAGTGGGCCAGGGAGGCACAGCGCCCCGAAGCCGCCGCATTGGCTGAGATCGCTGCGAAGGCGCGCCATGCCGCGGGCGGATTGCTGCTGGCGGGCGGCCTGCCTTTGATCGGCGACATCTCCCCAGATCTGGCGCCTGCGCGTCTGACTTCGCATTTCAGCCGGACCGCAGCCGATCTGACCGCCGATGGCTGGCATCGCTTCGAGCATGGCGACTGGTCGATGCTGCTGTACGCGCCGCCCGACGGCTGGCCGCCGATGCCGGGACATGGACATCAGGATCTTGGCGGTTTCGAGCTGCACTGGAAGGGCATTGCGTTGATTGTCGATCCGGGGCGCGGACGTTACGGGGAAGATGGCGAGGCGGCACTTTATCGCAGCGCCGCCGTCCATAGCGGCATCACGCTTTCGCGGCAGGATCCCAGGCCCGCCAATCGGCCCTATTATTCGGATGCGTTCAGACGCCGGGCAGGTGGCGCGCCTCCCAAGGCAACGGCTTCGTCAAACGCCCTGACCTTGCAGTACGGCATTGGCAGGGCGAACGTCGCGCGCGTCTTCGCCGCCGACCTTGGCCGCTTTTCCATCAAGGACAATGTCGACGGATGTGGACGTTTTGAGATCGAGCGCGGTTTGGTGATCCCTTTGCCGGTTGACATTCAAGGAAACCAGGCCAGCATTCGCACGCCAGCGGGCGATGTTCGCCTGATCGCGGATGCGCCGCTGTCGGCCAGCCAGATCACGCGCTGGACGCGCTATGGCCAGGGACAGCCCGCCACGCGGATCAGCATCAAACAGGAGGCGCGCCTGCCCTGGCAAGGCCGCCTAAGCCTGGGGGCCGCCTGA
- the asnB gene encoding asparagine synthase (glutamine-hydrolyzing), producing the protein MCGLAGLFLPLGVAPVAANMDAMLGVLAHRGPDGEGRYTSPDHRFQAGFRRLAIIDLATGQQPLTAQGRVLMGNGEIYNYRELRQRFSSYAYTTEGDMETALAAYDALGGAFVHELNGMYGIALYDRGRLLLLRDRLGIKPLYWTRLSNGGILFASEPKALFASGLLSPEVDESSVTAYLAHGYVPAPATLYKGIYKLPPATLMTVEQNGEIRFERYWRAKPSQPPQEAKSELLALLDEAVRLQLRSDVPVGALLSGGIDSGLLVALAARQSERQLKTYTVRFAGASYDESPLAAKVAERYGTQHHLIDVEAGDVAKSLPRLAWHCDEPLADASLLPNQMIEDVLGREIRVALNGTGGDELFAGYGRYFQLPVERRYLKLPTVLRKGMIEPITGLLDPHLAFRLKRAGLIGKNPGKYLWAHSTQFPSHFLELIGHARSLPAPAHSAFADEWEGDAQAGLLWADINTYLPEDLLLLLDRTSMAASVEGRVPYLDHRLVEMALSLPQSLRTPGGRQKGLERAMAEGLLPAEIIDAPKQGFASPVPKWMAGPLGATAQKLLTRKRSLERGWWTAMGIERLCAEPARHAFRIYQLLMLELAVRLHVEAPCLDAPDFGLEELIG; encoded by the coding sequence ATGTGCGGTTTGGCCGGTCTGTTCCTGCCCTTGGGCGTTGCGCCAGTCGCGGCGAACATGGACGCCATGCTGGGCGTTCTGGCCCATCGCGGCCCAGATGGCGAAGGGCGTTACACCAGCCCGGATCATCGCTTCCAGGCGGGTTTTCGCCGTCTGGCCATCATCGATCTGGCGACCGGCCAGCAACCCCTGACCGCCCAGGGGCGCGTCTTGATGGGCAATGGCGAAATCTACAATTACCGCGAATTGCGCCAGCGTTTTTCCTCGTACGCCTACACGACGGAAGGCGACATGGAAACCGCCCTGGCGGCCTATGACGCCTTAGGCGGCGCATTCGTTCACGAACTTAACGGCATGTACGGCATCGCCCTTTACGACCGGGGGCGACTGCTGCTGCTGCGTGATCGGCTGGGCATCAAGCCGCTTTATTGGACCAGACTGTCGAATGGCGGCATTCTGTTCGCGTCGGAACCCAAGGCCCTGTTCGCCTCGGGCCTTCTGTCGCCAGAAGTCGATGAATCAAGCGTTACCGCCTATCTCGCGCATGGCTATGTGCCCGCCCCGGCCACCTTGTACAAGGGGATCTACAAACTGCCGCCCGCCACTTTGATGACGGTGGAGCAGAATGGGGAAATCCGTTTTGAGCGCTATTGGCGGGCCAAGCCCAGCCAGCCGCCCCAGGAGGCCAAGAGCGAATTGCTGGCCTTGCTCGATGAAGCGGTGCGGCTGCAATTGCGCAGCGACGTGCCGGTGGGAGCGCTTTTGTCGGGCGGCATCGATTCCGGCCTGCTGGTCGCCCTGGCGGCCCGTCAGTCCGAGCGCCAGCTTAAAACCTATACCGTGCGCTTCGCGGGCGCTTCCTACGACGAATCGCCCCTGGCCGCCAAGGTAGCCGAAAGATACGGCACGCAACATCATTTGATCGATGTGGAAGCGGGCGACGTCGCCAAGTCCTTGCCTCGTCTGGCTTGGCATTGCGATGAGCCGCTGGCCGACGCCAGCTTGCTGCCCAACCAGATGATCGAGGATGTTCTGGGCCGCGAGATACGGGTGGCGCTGAACGGAACCGGCGGCGACGAGCTGTTCGCAGGCTACGGACGCTATTTCCAACTGCCGGTCGAACGGCGCTATCTGAAACTGCCCACCGTTCTGCGCAAGGGCATGATCGAACCCATAACCGGACTTCTTGATCCGCATCTGGCCTTTCGCCTGAAGCGAGCCGGTTTGATCGGTAAGAATCCGGGGAAATATCTGTGGGCGCATTCCACCCAGTTTCCGTCGCACTTTCTAGAACTGATCGGCCATGCCCGCTCGTTGCCTGCCCCGGCGCACTCGGCCTTCGCCGACGAGTGGGAAGGTGATGCGCAGGCAGGTTTGCTGTGGGCCGACATCAACACCTATCTGCCGGAAGATTTGCTGTTGCTGTTGGACCGTACCAGCATGGCAGCCAGCGTGGAAGGGCGCGTGCCCTATCTGGATCACCGGCTAGTCGAGATGGCGCTGTCGCTACCGCAAAGCCTGCGCACGCCGGGTGGGCGGCAAAAGGGCCTGGAACGCGCCATGGCCGAAGGTTTGTTGCCTGCTGAAATCATCGATGCGCCCAAGCAGGGCTTTGCGTCGCCGGTGCCAAAATGGATGGCGGGACCCTTGGGCGCAACCGCCCAAAAATTGTTGACGCGTAAAAGAAGCCTGGAGCGCGGCTGGTGGACGGCGATGGGGATCGAGCGTCTTTGCGCCGAACCCGCGCGTCACGCCTTTCGCATCTATCAGCTTTTGATGTTGGAACTGGCCGTGCGACTGCATGTGGAAGCGCCTTGTCTGGATGCGCCGGATTTCGGACTTGAGGAGTTGATCGGTTGA
- a CDS encoding glycosyltransferase family 2 protein, whose translation MSQTVSVIIPAWRSAATIGRALRSVAAQTVKPLEVIVIDDGSDDGSFEAAEACREMMNGIHLVVIRQDNKGAGAARNAGVRAAKGEWLAFLDADDEWLPNKLERSLAHAEGASLIAHDYIEVKGGHETPMDCTRHFRAAEDPFAALMLRGFIPSITVLARRADVLAVGGFEESLPAAQDYDLWLKLLSLPDARLAMFPEALARYYVSGTGITSQVEQRRRCSMRVLMRHLEQLSSRPNALLTAWRRVMIIHYEALAAHREQGKRLAALISLRHLPISMIRPLLALRGAELALVHGLAVTTAYLWFSRGYYMEKLSVFSQFLLPKMTGFF comes from the coding sequence TTGAGCCAAACGGTAAGCGTCATCATTCCCGCCTGGCGATCCGCCGCCACAATCGGGCGCGCTTTGCGATCGGTCGCCGCTCAGACGGTCAAGCCTTTGGAAGTCATCGTCATCGACGACGGATCGGACGACGGCTCCTTCGAGGCGGCCGAGGCCTGCCGCGAGATGATGAACGGCATCCATCTTGTGGTGATCCGCCAAGACAACAAGGGAGCGGGAGCGGCCCGCAACGCCGGGGTGCGGGCTGCGAAGGGCGAATGGCTGGCCTTCCTCGACGCCGATGACGAATGGCTGCCAAACAAGTTGGAGCGCTCGCTGGCGCATGCCGAAGGGGCCAGCCTGATCGCGCACGACTATATCGAGGTCAAGGGCGGACATGAGACGCCTATGGATTGCACGCGCCATTTTAGGGCCGCAGAGGATCCCTTTGCGGCGCTGATGTTGCGCGGATTCATTCCTTCAATCACCGTTCTGGCCAGACGCGCCGATGTGCTGGCGGTCGGCGGCTTCGAAGAAAGCCTGCCCGCCGCCCAGGATTACGATTTGTGGTTGAAGCTGCTTTCATTGCCGGATGCGCGCCTCGCCATGTTTCCCGAAGCCTTGGCGCGCTATTACGTATCGGGAACCGGAATCACCAGCCAGGTCGAGCAGCGCAGACGTTGCTCAATGCGGGTTCTGATGAGGCACCTGGAGCAACTGTCGTCGCGCCCCAACGCCTTGCTCACGGCCTGGCGGCGCGTGATGATCATCCATTACGAAGCCTTGGCGGCGCACAGGGAGCAAGGCAAGCGCTTAGCCGCCCTTATTTCTCTACGCCACCTTCCCATAAGCATGATTCGACCTTTATTGGCGTTGCGCGGCGCAGAGCTGGCACTGGTTCACGGGTTGGCCGTTACGACGGCCTATCTTTGGTTTAGCCGTGGTTACTATATGGAAAAGCTGTCGGTTTTTTCGCAGTTCCTGCTTCCAAAGATGACTGGGTTTTTCTGA
- a CDS encoding glycosyltransferase family 39 protein has product MVGVTGRFRLDALSMGGLGACLSLLSLPGLRALPWKHFVHELGKGSRWLTLLLLLVCLSSFLQGLAPPNDYDSLMYHLAVPKSDIERGFIAPDWARGMPHAMFPDLVGNLSRFALALAGEQAAQPMAALLGMAATCGAGLLAIRVGLSTNGALLAALIFASVRAVVWEMGTVEVDVPLAASAAAALIVLLASRPHPKLGLMLLLGIMLGIGFNTKYQGGLVAVALALIPVYDWMQRKTSFAALVVMGASALVVFAPHMYANWSITGNPVFPMVNKIFVPDGVAFYQDYNLTYGTGRNFVDFLMAPWTLSIAPMQLFDGMVLGAPVFMALMPGLLASRKQLTNLGPIFAFVVGYFALWFYVQPQQVRFLIPATPALSALAGAGALCLWQASKTSAAKRLGVICVFLLLGLNEAMFVGIYSLLRLPAALGFVSPLDYHAKTPTLQGANYATCVYITENLKPGERYLSLLGPHSYYCPQIQTQLRYFKDEERDWLWDKPRHKIGFTDFLARLEKQDIRFVIVPVAGENRRNDTGAPVSVAIDFNESRFGPFIEPAIRRLTPVATERFSAVYDGAQVLKAMRDMHSSGDYAGEAR; this is encoded by the coding sequence TTGGTTGGCGTTACGGGACGCTTCCGTCTGGATGCCCTCAGCATGGGCGGGCTTGGCGCCTGTTTGTCGCTGCTTTCCTTGCCTGGACTAAGGGCTCTTCCCTGGAAACATTTCGTCCACGAGCTTGGCAAGGGATCGCGCTGGCTCACCCTTCTTCTCTTGCTGGTCTGTCTGTCTTCATTCCTGCAAGGCCTAGCTCCGCCCAATGACTACGATAGTTTGATGTATCACCTCGCAGTTCCAAAATCAGACATCGAGCGTGGCTTCATCGCCCCAGACTGGGCAAGAGGAATGCCTCATGCCATGTTCCCCGATCTGGTCGGAAACTTGTCGCGTTTCGCGCTGGCTCTTGCGGGCGAGCAGGCTGCACAGCCTATGGCGGCTCTTTTGGGCATGGCGGCAACTTGCGGAGCCGGCCTGTTAGCCATCAGGGTTGGACTCAGCACGAATGGCGCGCTGCTGGCCGCTCTGATTTTCGCTTCGGTGCGAGCGGTCGTCTGGGAAATGGGGACCGTCGAGGTCGACGTTCCTTTGGCAGCCAGCGCCGCCGCCGCCCTGATCGTGCTGCTCGCAAGCCGACCACACCCAAAGCTGGGTCTAATGCTTCTGCTGGGGATCATGCTAGGCATAGGTTTCAACACCAAGTATCAGGGCGGCCTGGTCGCCGTGGCGTTGGCCCTGATCCCCGTCTATGACTGGATGCAGCGAAAGACGTCCTTTGCAGCGCTGGTCGTCATGGGCGCAAGCGCGTTGGTGGTTTTCGCTCCACACATGTACGCCAATTGGAGCATCACCGGAAATCCTGTCTTTCCGATGGTCAACAAAATTTTCGTGCCAGATGGCGTCGCCTTCTACCAGGATTACAATCTGACCTACGGAACAGGGCGCAACTTTGTCGATTTCCTTATGGCGCCCTGGACATTGTCGATCGCTCCCATGCAATTGTTCGATGGCATGGTTTTAGGCGCGCCGGTCTTCATGGCGCTGATGCCTGGCCTTTTGGCGTCGCGCAAGCAGTTGACGAATTTGGGGCCAATATTCGCTTTTGTCGTCGGCTATTTTGCGCTCTGGTTCTACGTTCAGCCACAGCAAGTTCGCTTTTTGATTCCAGCGACGCCAGCCCTGTCTGCCCTGGCGGGAGCAGGAGCGCTTTGTCTGTGGCAAGCCTCAAAGACCTCTGCGGCCAAGCGGCTGGGTGTCATTTGCGTATTTTTGCTTCTTGGCCTCAATGAGGCGATGTTCGTCGGCATCTATAGTCTGCTTCGCCTGCCGGCGGCACTTGGATTTGTAAGCCCTCTTGATTATCACGCCAAGACGCCGACCCTGCAAGGCGCCAACTATGCCACCTGCGTGTACATTACGGAGAATTTGAAGCCTGGCGAACGTTATCTGTCGCTTCTGGGACCCCATTCTTATTATTGTCCGCAGATCCAAACGCAGTTGCGCTATTTTAAGGACGAAGAACGTGACTGGCTGTGGGACAAACCTCGCCACAAGATTGGCTTTACAGACTTTCTGGCTAGGCTGGAAAAACAGGACATCCGTTTTGTTATCGTACCGGTGGCTGGCGAGAACCGTCGCAACGACACAGGCGCCCCGGTTTCTGTAGCCATCGATTTCAACGAATCTAGATTTGGCCCTTTCATTGAACCCGCAATCAGACGCTTGACCCCAGTTGCGACGGAGCGCTTTTCCGCCGTCTACGACGGTGCGCAGGTGCTGAAAGCCATGCGCGACATGCATTCAAGCGGCGATTATGCAGGCGAAGCCAGATGA
- a CDS encoding glycosyltransferase family 4 protein, whose product MKQPCRILVNALHAKTGGGITYLQAMLPRLAARSDIELHLAIHESQLEQFPDNLPNVKRHISIFKDGFLRRLMWEQFVLPAIAWQQADVTFSPANFGPLFAPRPVVLLRNALGVADHDKRFVKQMYWKALGAVTWLSLALAPKAIAVSAYAKRHLAFGFASKVSVVHHGVDAGQFMPPESSRQDYILAVGDLTVQKNFHTLIEAVAQLPGQRLLIAGKMIDLVYARQIEDQIKRLGLNDRVILLGGVSRERLAELYGECKAFAFSSTVETFGNPLLEAMASGCPILCSNAAAMPEILGGAGLLVEAQDAKAWEQALARLFADPGLSTRLSLMALARAKDFSWDVTALQTASLLAEAKGAGSPRDKIEFAAWLWVVFMLGAYLSQFLNFLPAISAALSVS is encoded by the coding sequence ATGAAACAACCCTGCCGCATCCTCGTCAACGCGCTGCACGCCAAGACCGGCGGCGGCATAACCTATCTTCAAGCCATGCTGCCCAGACTGGCGGCAAGAAGCGATATTGAACTGCATCTGGCGATCCATGAAAGCCAGCTGGAGCAGTTTCCCGATAACCTGCCCAACGTGAAGCGTCACATTTCAATATTCAAGGATGGCTTTCTCCGCCGATTGATGTGGGAGCAATTCGTTCTGCCTGCTATTGCCTGGCAACAGGCGGATGTTACTTTCTCGCCTGCCAATTTCGGCCCGTTGTTCGCGCCCAGGCCCGTCGTGCTGCTCCGCAATGCCTTGGGCGTGGCCGATCATGATAAGCGCTTCGTAAAGCAGATGTATTGGAAGGCGCTAGGCGCTGTGACTTGGCTGTCGCTGGCCTTGGCGCCAAAAGCGATCGCCGTGTCGGCCTATGCAAAGCGACATTTGGCCTTTGGCTTCGCAAGCAAGGTGTCGGTCGTGCATCACGGCGTTGATGCGGGCCAGTTCATGCCGCCAGAAAGCAGCCGCCAAGACTATATCCTTGCCGTGGGCGATTTGACGGTGCAGAAGAATTTTCATACGCTGATCGAAGCCGTCGCACAGCTTCCCGGTCAGCGCTTACTGATCGCTGGCAAGATGATCGATCTTGTCTATGCCCGCCAGATTGAGGATCAGATCAAGCGCCTGGGGCTGAACGACAGAGTAATCCTGCTGGGCGGCGTATCGCGCGAGAGGCTGGCAGAGCTTTACGGGGAATGCAAAGCGTTCGCCTTTTCCTCGACGGTTGAGACCTTTGGCAATCCACTTCTAGAGGCCATGGCTAGCGGCTGTCCCATCCTTTGCTCGAACGCGGCCGCCATGCCAGAGATCCTGGGGGGAGCGGGTCTGCTGGTAGAAGCCCAGGATGCAAAAGCCTGGGAGCAGGCCCTTGCAAGGCTATTCGCCGATCCCGGGCTTTCTACAAGGCTGTCTTTGATGGCCCTGGCTCGCGCCAAGGACTTTTCCTGGGACGTGACCGCCCTACAAACAGCCTCTCTCCTGGCGGAGGCCAAAGGCGCTGGGTCGCCGCGTGACAAAATTGAGTTTGCGGCCTGGCTGTGGGTGGTGTTTATGCTGGGCGCTTATTTGTCGCAATTCCTGAATTTTCTACCGGCTATCAGCGCGGCGTTATCTGTTTCATGA
- a CDS encoding glycosyltransferase family 39 protein: MILSGLTVGLEMLSCVGLGALALRLMGLQASIPSIERLSWTFALGFGLLSLLVFPLALLGWISQGHLILLLAGCAAGLPFLSHSFWLRPHLGGNPLSLFLAALLVLVLVLHLVGGLAPPADGDSMAYHFARIKQTALQGQLVFLPQAVEGAAPMMAHMTYLPAYILGGERAMTLWTTASGLMTSLFFYAVVRRWLTPPLSLLLTLILLTTPAVVFGTSSGQVEIRNAQFVMLSALAVMQSRSDRRWHWLVLAGLSAGFFAGSKVFGLLWVGAAGLTIIWRRDWLKAGTIFGLSALLSACPWYLWNVFEAGDPLFPMLYRILGMPDGPYWTAGHLNDLLTHLRATEQPAPPTLGWFLAYPFLATLKGFQVWESGRTGLGVFCLLALPFSLAGAWFRLARPGQSPLWTIAWLVLLFYALWFFFGTAQRIRHLLPLYPLLLLIMGVAAFHYANNLRPYKPLLGATLAVIAIQTGGLILFALSPLKYQLSNEPRSAFLERSISFYGIVPWINENLASSDRLLIDQRQLLYHLNIPYFFAHPLHQARIDLRPDQPNNPEARWREMQGLGITHALITPSLSQNGANSSIHRAFATFTESGCASLMHAEDGYTFASRTLSGLVKWQERLEIYRLTPLSCPIEANLQKLPDTATNSLIPNEESRK; this comes from the coding sequence ATGATTCTTTCGGGACTGACGGTTGGCCTGGAAATGTTATCCTGTGTCGGGCTAGGCGCACTGGCCTTGAGGCTGATGGGATTGCAAGCATCCATTCCCTCAATCGAGAGGCTGTCCTGGACTTTTGCGCTTGGCTTCGGCCTTTTATCCTTGTTGGTCTTTCCCCTGGCGCTACTTGGATGGATCAGTCAGGGGCATTTGATTTTATTGCTCGCTGGTTGCGCAGCTGGCTTGCCCTTTCTTTCTCATTCCTTCTGGTTGCGCCCTCATCTCGGCGGGAATCCGCTTTCTCTTTTTCTTGCAGCCCTCCTTGTGCTGGTGCTGGTCTTACATCTAGTCGGCGGGTTAGCCCCGCCAGCAGATGGCGACAGCATGGCTTACCACTTCGCCCGCATCAAGCAGACGGCGCTTCAGGGCCAATTGGTCTTTCTGCCGCAAGCGGTCGAGGGTGCGGCGCCGATGATGGCCCACATGACCTACCTGCCCGCCTACATTCTTGGCGGCGAACGGGCTATGACCCTTTGGACCACCGCCAGCGGGCTGATGACCAGCCTGTTCTTTTATGCCGTCGTCAGACGCTGGCTTACCCCACCACTTTCTTTGCTGTTGACGCTTATATTGCTGACGACGCCCGCCGTTGTCTTCGGCACTTCGTCGGGTCAGGTGGAAATTCGCAACGCCCAGTTCGTGATGCTGAGCGCGCTGGCAGTTATGCAATCGAGAAGTGATCGTCGATGGCATTGGCTGGTTCTTGCTGGGCTAAGCGCTGGGTTCTTCGCCGGGTCCAAAGTATTTGGATTGTTGTGGGTTGGAGCCGCAGGTTTAACGATCATCTGGCGGCGCGATTGGCTGAAGGCAGGAACGATCTTCGGCCTTTCGGCCCTGTTGTCCGCCTGCCCGTGGTATTTATGGAACGTCTTTGAAGCTGGAGACCCCCTGTTTCCGATGCTTTATCGGATTCTGGGCATGCCGGACGGACCCTATTGGACGGCTGGCCACCTAAATGATCTGCTGACCCATTTGCGGGCCACTGAACAACCAGCGCCACCCACTTTGGGCTGGTTCCTGGCCTACCCCTTTCTGGCGACGTTAAAGGGATTTCAGGTTTGGGAGTCTGGGCGCACGGGATTGGGCGTTTTCTGCCTGCTGGCTCTGCCCTTTTCGCTAGCTGGGGCATGGTTTCGCCTTGCCAGGCCTGGGCAAAGCCCTTTATGGACCATTGCTTGGCTTGTCCTCTTGTTCTACGCGCTGTGGTTCTTTTTCGGCACTGCGCAGCGGATCCGGCACCTTCTGCCTCTTTACCCTCTGCTGCTTCTTATTATGGGCGTCGCCGCCTTTCACTACGCCAACAATCTTCGTCCATACAAACCGCTTCTGGGAGCGACATTGGCGGTTATTGCCATTCAGACAGGCGGGTTAATCCTATTTGCCCTGTCGCCATTGAAATATCAATTGTCGAACGAACCACGTTCGGCTTTCCTTGAACGCTCGATTTCCTTTTACGGGATCGTCCCTTGGATCAATGAAAATCTTGCGTCAAGCGACCGGTTGCTGATCGATCAGCGCCAATTGCTCTATCATCTGAACATTCCCTATTTCTTCGCCCACCCACTCCATCAAGCCAGAATAGACCTGCGGCCAGATCAGCCGAATAACCCCGAGGCGCGCTGGCGTGAAATGCAGGGCTTGGGGATTACACATGCCCTGATAACGCCGTCCTTGTCCCAAAACGGCGCCAATTCCTCTATTCACCGCGCTTTTGCGACTTTCACTGAGTCCGGCTGCGCCAGTCTAATGCATGCCGAAGACGGCTATACCTTTGCTTCTAGAACGCTTTCCGGCCTCGTCAAATGGCAAGAGCGCTTAGAGATTTATCGCCTGACCCCACTTTCCTGCCCTATTGAGGCAAACTTGCAAAAATTGCCCGATACCGCTACAAACTCCCTGATTCCCAACGAAGAGAGCCGCAAATGA
- a CDS encoding cupin domain-containing protein, translated as MTVHLRPVTPEERAGWPKDVIVPLEKPFVDDRGAIQPLVDVPMESCVLIQSKKGTVRANHVHTTDWHYCYVLDGEIDYYHRPHGSSETPEKITIVKGQMFFTPPEVDHAMVFTKDTSFLTWGRNSRAQEVYEADIRRIPPINP; from the coding sequence ATGACCGTACATCTCCGCCCCGTTACCCCAGAAGAGCGCGCAGGCTGGCCCAAGGACGTCATCGTTCCCTTGGAAAAGCCCTTCGTTGACGACCGCGGCGCCATTCAGCCGCTGGTCGACGTGCCGATGGAAAGCTGCGTGCTGATCCAGTCCAAAAAGGGCACGGTCAGGGCCAACCACGTCCACACCACCGACTGGCATTACTGCTATGTGCTGGACGGCGAGATCGACTATTACCATCGTCCGCACGGTTCCAGCGAAACGCCCGAGAAGATCACCATCGTCAAGGGCCAGATGTTCTTCACCCCGCCCGAAGTGGACCATGCCATGGTTTTCACCAAGGACACCTCGTTCCTGACCTGGGGCCGCAATTCCCGCGCCCAGGAAGTGTATGAGGCCGACATCCGGCGCATTCCGCCCATCAATCCGTGA